In the Palaeococcus pacificus DY20341 genome, one interval contains:
- a CDS encoding class I SAM-dependent DNA methyltransferase has protein sequence MRIYKNFAYFYVKGRYSRFSEKMAEILPTILEKFDAKPQKILDIACGEGTFAVEMAKRGFQIVGVDISREMLKFAKEKAKKENVNVKFICQDMRSLNFDEEFDLVTCWFDSLNYLLTLEDLEKAFAGVYRALKKGGLFIFDMNTKYGLAVGWTRYPCYIEQDTPDLFEIHCASYDFEKDIATLKITGFIKEGERWIRIDEEHKERGYTIREIRECLRKAGFKELACWGSIKDMSEPQPDTRRVFFVVQK, from the coding sequence ATGAGAATCTACAAAAACTTTGCATATTTCTATGTAAAGGGTCGTTATTCTCGATTTAGCGAAAAAATGGCCGAAATACTCCCCACAATACTTGAAAAGTTTGATGCAAAACCGCAGAAGATTTTAGATATAGCCTGTGGAGAAGGCACATTTGCAGTTGAAATGGCCAAAAGAGGTTTTCAAATTGTTGGTGTGGACATTTCCAGAGAAATGTTAAAGTTTGCTAAAGAAAAAGCCAAAAAAGAAAATGTGAATGTGAAGTTTATTTGTCAAGATATGCGCTCTCTGAATTTTGATGAGGAATTTGACTTAGTTACCTGTTGGTTTGACAGCCTAAACTACTTGCTGACTTTAGAAGATTTGGAAAAAGCCTTTGCTGGAGTATACAGAGCACTCAAGAAAGGAGGACTTTTCATTTTTGACATGAATACAAAATATGGCTTAGCAGTTGGATGGACACGTTATCCGTGTTATATCGAACAGGATACTCCAGATCTTTTTGAAATCCACTGTGCAAGTTACGATTTTGAAAAAGATATAGCCACCCTAAAAATTACTGGATTTATTAAAGAAGGGGAAAGATGGATCAGAATCGATGAAGAACATAAAGAACGGGGTTACACCATAAGGGAGATTAGAGAATGCTTAAGAAAGGCAGGCTTTAAAGAGCTCGCCTGTTGGGGAAGTATAAAAGACATGAGTGAGCCTCAACCAGACACCCGTAGGGTATTCTTCGTTGTTCAAAAATAA
- a CDS encoding TIGR04140 family protein, protein MIKEILTAIPPNELMEILKKANVNLNALIEESEPFHGMPRWKVTLEGSEEEIEKFMEVLRLARAGG, encoded by the coding sequence ATGATAAAGGAGATTTTAACTGCGATTCCACCTAATGAGCTCATGGAGATCTTGAAGAAAGCAAATGTCAATTTGAATGCTCTAATTGAGGAAAGTGAGCCCTTCCACGGCATGCCCAGGTGGAAAGTAACCTTAGAGGGCAGTGAGGAAGAAATTGAAAAGTTCATGGAAGTCCTTAGACTGGCAAGAGCCGGGGGTTGA